The Polyodon spathula isolate WHYD16114869_AA chromosome 13, ASM1765450v1, whole genome shotgun sequence genome includes a region encoding these proteins:
- the LOC121325261 gene encoding chymotrypsinogen 2-like codes for MAFLWILSCLAVIGATYGCGTPAIRPVITGYSRIVNGEEAVPGSWPWQVSLQDSTGFHFCGGSLIDSLWVMTAAHCNVKTSHRVILGEHNRASPAENIQVMSIAKVFKNPNYNPFTIKNDITLLKLSSPAIMSTTVSPVCLPQSTDVFPGGMMCVTTGWGLTKSTASDTPSLLQQAALPLLTNTECKKYWGNKIADVMICAGANGVSSCMGDSGGPLVCQKDNVWTQVGIVSWGSSTCSTNTPGVYSRVTALRAWINQIMAAN; via the exons ATGGCTTTCCTGTGGATCCTTTCCTGTCTCGCTGTCATTGGAGCCACCTACG GCTGTGGCACTCCGGCTATCAGACCTGTGATCACTGGCTATTCCAGGATTGTGAATGGTGAGGAGGCTGTGCCGGGATCCTGGCCCTGGCAGGTGTCTCTGCAG GACAGCACTGGATTCCACTTCTGCGGAGGCTCCCTGATCGATAGTCTCTGGGTGATGACAGCTGCCCACTGCAATGTCAA aACTTCTCACCGTGTTATTCTTGGGGAGCATAACCGTGCCTCTCCTGCTGAAAACATTCAGGTCATGAGTATTGCCAAG GTGTTCAAAAACCCAAACTACAACCCCTTCACCATCAAGAACGACATCACTCTGCTGAAGCTCAGCTCCCCTGCGATCATGAGCACAACGGTGTCTCCTGTCTGCCTGCCCCAGAGCACTGATGTCTTCCCAGGAGGCATGATGTGTGTCACCACAGGGTGGGGCCTGACCAAGTCCACCG CAAGCGATACCCCCAGCTTGCTGCAGCAGGCGGCTCTTCCTCTGCTCACCAATACTGAATGCAAGAAATATTGGGGCAACAAGATCGCTGATGTCATGATTTGCGCCGGGGCAAATGGAGTTTCCTCCTGCATG GGTGACTCCGGTGGCCCCCTGGTGTGCCAGAAGGACAACGTCTGGACTCAGGTTGGCATCGTGTCCTGGGGCAGTAGCACCTGCTCTACCAACACCCCTGGCGTTTACTCCCGTGTGACTGCACTCAGAGCATGGATCAACCAGATCATGGCCGCCAACTAA
- the LOC121325262 gene encoding chymotrypsin B-like, protein MAFLQLLSLVALIGAVYGCGVQQIRPVINGYSRIVNGEEAVPGSWPWQVSLQQTSGFHFCGGSLISAQWVVTAAHCSVSTGHLVVVGEHDRRSDSEAIQIMKVAKVITHPEWNPYTINNDISLVKLTAPVTFNARVAPVCLPSASDDFPGGSLCVTTGWGLTRYNALFTPNKLQQTALPLLTNAECSSYWGDNISDVMICAGAAGATSCMGDSGGPLVCEKDNAWTLVGIVSWGSSKCSTTIPAVYGRVTAFSSWVDQIIASN, encoded by the exons ATGGCGTTCCTCCAGCTTCTTTCTTTGGTTGCTCTTATTGGCGCTGTTTATG GATGTGGCGTCCAACAAATCCGCCCTGTGATCAATGGCTACTCCAGGATTGTGAATGGTGAGGAGGCTGTGCCGGGATCCTGGCCCTGGCAGGTGTCTCTGCAG CAAACCTCCGGGTTTCATTTCTGCGGGGGCTCCCTGATCTCGGCTCAATGGGTCGTCACTGCGGCTCACTGCAGCGTCAG CACCGGACACCTTGTCGTTGTTGGAGAACATGATAGACGCAGCGATAGTGAAGCAATCCAAATTATGAAAGTTGCCAAG gTTATCACCCACCCAGAATGGAACCCCTACACCATCAACAATGATATTTCCCTGGTGAAGCTCACAGCCCCGGTCACGTTCAACGCCCGCGTCGCCCCTGTCTGCCTGCCTTCCGCCAGTGATGACTTCCCAGGGGGCTCCTTGTGCGTCACCACCGGGTGGGGTCTGACCCGCTACAATG CCTTATTCACCCCCAACAAACTCCAGCAGACCGCTCTTCCTCTGCTGACCAACGCAGAGTGCTCGTCTTACTGGGGCGACAATATCTCCGACGTCATGATCTGCGCTGGAGCCGCTGGCGCCACCTCCTGCATG GGCGACTCCGGCGGTCCGCTGGTATGTGAGAAGGACAATGCCTGGACACTGGTGGGCATCGTGTCCTGGGGGAGTTCCAAATGCTCTACCACTATTCCCGCTGTCTACGGGCGCGTCACTGCCTTCAGCAGCTGGGTCGACCAGATCATCGCCTCCAACTAA